The genomic interval CCTCGCACATTTATACTTATCTCAAAACAACACCAATATTATGATTGGCAATTTTATTGCAGATCATATTAGAGGCAATAAGTTTGAACATTTTGATCCTGAAATTCAGCAAGGAATACTATTACATAGAGAAATAGATACATTTACAGATGCGCACAAAATTGTACGTAAGAGTAAACGTAGATTACACGAACGTTACGGACATTATGATGGTGTTATTATCGATATATTTTTTGATCACTTTCTAGCTAAGAATTGGAGTCAATATTCTGCAATTCCCTTAGATGTGTATACAAATTCTGTCTATCAACTTTTTCAAGAAAAACAGGAAGATTTACCAGAAAAGTCGCAACAGTTTATCAAATATATGGTGGAATATGATATTTTATATAACTATCAATTTTTAGATCCTATAGACCGTGTTTTAAACGGAATGAATCGCAGAACCAAAGGAAAGTCTCAAATGAATTTGGCTATCGAAGATTTAAAAGAACAGTATCAAAATTTTGAAGATGATTTTTCTGCTTTTTTCGAAGATTTGCGTATCTTTTCGGAAGAGAAATTACTGTCTTTACGAGGAAGAATGACGAAGTAAACTCTATGTTTAAAAGTGAGATTGCTTCACTTTGTTCGCAATGACAATTAATAATAAACGAGAACCTGAAATGAGTTCAGGTTAACGATATAAACAATTACTAAACAATGAAGAAAATATTCCTAATCGTTTTTACCTCCTTGCTTTTTATCAACTGCAAAACGGAACCTAAAAAAGAAAAAATCTCAGGGTTAATTACCCAAAAAGCGATGGTAGTTTCTGCCAGAGAAGAAGCTTCAAAAATTGGCTCAGCTATTTTACAAAAAGGTGGAAATGCTTTTGATGCAATGACAGCAACAGAATTAGCCTTGGCAGTTGCATATCCGTATGCTGGTAATATTGGCGGCGGCGGTTTTATGGTCTATAGAAAAGCAAACGGAGAAATTGGTGCGTTAGATTATAGAGAAAAAGCTCCTTTAGCTTCCGATGCCGATATGTATTTAGATAAAGAAGGGAATGTTATAAAAGGAAAAAGCACGTTAGGTGCTATGGCTGTTGGAATTCCTGGTACTGTTGCTGGAGTTTTTGAATCGCACAGAAAATTTGGTTCTTTACCGATGAAAGATATTTTAGAGCCTGTAATTGCACTTGCAAAACGTGGAGTGATTGTTACCAAAAAGCAGGAAGCTAGAATTAAAAAATACAGACCTTATTTTCCAAAAGCAAATAAAGACACTATTATTTTAGATCAAGATTGGAAAGAAAATGACACCATAAAGTACAATGCTTTGGCTGA from Lutibacter sp. Hel_I_33_5 carries:
- a CDS encoding ACP phosphodiesterase → MIGNFIADHIRGNKFEHFDPEIQQGILLHREIDTFTDAHKIVRKSKRRLHERYGHYDGVIIDIFFDHFLAKNWSQYSAIPLDVYTNSVYQLFQEKQEDLPEKSQQFIKYMVEYDILYNYQFLDPIDRVLNGMNRRTKGKSQMNLAIEDLKEQYQNFEDDFSAFFEDLRIFSEEKLLSLRGRMTK